A genomic window from Enoplosus armatus isolate fEnoArm2 chromosome 18, fEnoArm2.hap1, whole genome shotgun sequence includes:
- the sema4d gene encoding semaphorin-4D: MGFSVLGVFLGLLLEVSTHGPHAVPRTSWRHQDLDLMEFSEPDIFNYSTLLLSEKKDALYVGAREAIFELSKKNVTVRNNKVQWTVAENPMMMCTLKGKSKERDCLNYIRVLQVVDDERLYVCGTHAFQPQCDYLNLADFSLDGRPEDGRGKCSFDPSQSFTTVMVDGELYSGTAYNFLGSEPIISRYSPSQSLLRTEYSTSWLNEPSFVFADVIKGEGRNRVDGEDDKIYYFFTEVSVEYEFFGKLLIPRVARVCKGDLGGQRTLQKKWTSFLKAKLVCSMPELNFVFNVVHDVFILKGADWRDTVIYGVFTSQWGNVGLSAVCAYNMTAVEEVFSKGKYMQKATVEQSHTKWVRYNGITPSPRPGACINNLMRRQNISSSLHLPDKTLQFVKDHPLLEDPVLPIGNGPRLITKDVNYTQIVVERVRALDKNIYDVIFTGTDKGVLHKSVVFEGEVHIVEEIQLLKNSESIKNLLLSSETRSLYAGSDSGVVQSPTAICARYLSCDDCVLARDPYCAWDPHTAACVNIFEAPSQRLRRLIQSLNGDADKCPSVSGRSLKDYQSVTVKPGSSAELPCLVKSNLAQVMWKSNGSALTEASRFHFIGENGLLIYSVAPEDQGHYECWSVEWAPAAGKNFSRLLAAYVLTLDLPPRSPHQAGHVTTTLGSQETSSTHAAEGNGKTDRAPLTSALAPPSFTATVQFTSPPQTDSSLTPSPSSTIKFQPKQHLPPSSNTPRPDSRDPAAEYLQHNNSTALLFLFLLFFLLFLAALAYNCYMQYLPAPCLRLRAALLGSHKSAHQPEYRACEAGLMEASATDKMNMTEQPTQNGSQTTQNLRALRDTGYETEPECGNGRIPSHCSADDSPSQEKPFDVDCASQPIQYADADEPYC, translated from the exons ATGGGATTTAGCGTGCTGGGAGTGTTTCTGGGGCTGCTTCTAGAGGTCTCCACCCATGGACCCCACGCTGTGCCTCGAACTTCTTGGAGACACCAAG ATTTAGATCTGATGGAGTTTTCGGAGCCTGACATCTTCAACTACTCAACGTTGCTGCTGAGCGAGAAAAAGGATGCGCTGTATGTGGGAGCCAGGGAGGCCATCTTTGAGCTCAGCAAGAAGAATGTGACAGTCAGAAACAATAAG GTTCAGTGGACAGTTGCAGAAAACCCCATGATGATGTGCACCCTTAAAGGAAAATCAAAAGAG AGGGATTGTCTAAACTACATTCGAGTGCTCCAGGTGGTGGACGATGAACGGCTGTATGTCTGCGGCACACACGCCTTCCAACCTCAGTGCGACTACTTG AACCTCGCTGACTTCTCATTGGACGGCCGTCCTGAAGATGGCCGGGGAAAGTGCTCCTTTGACCCCTCACAAAGCTTCACTACTGTCATGGTTG ATGGAGAGCTGTACTCTGGGACAGCTTATAACTTCTTAGGCAGTGAACCAATTATTTCCAGATACTCTCCATCACAGTCCCTGCTGAGGACAGAGTACTCCACATCATGGCTCAATG AGcccagttttgtttttgccgACGTGATCAAAGGAGAAGGGAGAAACAGAGTAGATGGTGAGGACGATAAAATCTACTACTTCTTCACTGAGGTGTCAGTGGAGTACGAATTCTTTGGCAAGCTGCTCATCCCCAGGGTGGCACGCGTCTGTAAG GGTGACCTCGGGGGGCAGCGCACTCTGCAGAAGAAATGGACGTCCTTCCTGAAAGCCAAGCTGGTTTGCTCCATGCCTGAGCTCAACTTTGTCTTCAACGTAGTACATGATGTCTTCATCCTGAAGGGGGCAGACTGGAGGGACACAGTCATCTATGGGGTCTTCACCTCCCAGTG GGGTAATGTGGGTTTGTCAGCAGTGTGCGCTTACAACATGACTGCTGTGGAAGAGGTCTTCTCCAAGGGCAAGTACATGCAGAAGGCCACAGTGGAGCAGTCCCACACCAAGTGGGTCCGCTACAACGGCATCACTCCTTCTCCACGTCCTGGAGCA TGTATCAACAACCTGATGCGACGGCAAAACATTAGCAGCTCGCTCCACCTGCCAGACAAGACTCTTCAGTTTGTTAAGGACCACCCCCTGCTGGAGGATCCCGTCCTGCCCATCGGCAACGGGCCTCGCCTGATCACCAAAGACGTCAACTACACTCAGATCGTTGTGGAGAGGGTCCGCGCGCTCGATAAGAACATTTATGACGTCATCTTCACTGGAACAG ATAAGGGAGTCCTGCACAAGTCGGTGGTGTTTGAAGGAGAAGTCCATATTGTGGAGGAGATCCAGCTCCTGAAGAACTCTGAGTCCATCAAGAACCTACTGCTGTCCTCTGAG ACACGATCCCTGTACGCTGGTTCAGACTCGGGTGTAGTCCAGTCACCCACAGCCATCTGTGCCAGGTATCTGTCCTGTGATGACTGTGTCCTGGCTCGAGACCCGTACTGCGCCTGGGACCCTCACACTGCTGCCTGTGTCAATATATTTGAGGCTCCCAGCCAACGGCTCAG gagGCTAATCCAGAGTCTGAATGGTGACGCAGACAAGTGTCCTTCAG TGTCAGGTCGGTCTCTGAAGGACTACCAGAGTGTTACAGTGAAACCGGGGAGCTCTGCTGAGCTGCCGTGCCTGGTGAAGTCCAACCTAGCCCAGGTGATGTGGAAATCCAACGGCTCGGCTCTCACCGAGGCCTCTCGCTTCCACTTCATAGGCGAAAATGGTCTCCTTATTTACAGCGTGGCTCCAGAGGATCAAGGTCACTACGAGTGCTGGTCGGTGGAATGGGCCCCTGCTGCCGGGAAGAACTTCAGCCGCCTCCTGGCTGCGTACGTCCTGACTCTGGATCTCCCGCCCAGATCCCCACACCAGGCAGGCCACGTGACCACCACCCTTGGCAGCCAGGAGACATCTAGCACACATGCAGCTGAAGGTAATGGTAAGACAGACAGAGCCCCACTAACTTCGGCCCTTGCCCCTCCCAGCTTCACAGCCACAGTCCAATTCACCTCCCCACCCCAAACTGACTCATCACTAACCCCGTCCCCCAGCAGCACAATCAAGTTCCAGCCGAAGCAGCATCTCCCACCGAGCTCCAACACCCCCCGCCCAGACAGCCGGGACCCAGCGGCTGAGTATTTGCAGCACAACAACAGCAccgccctcctcttcctcttcctcctgtttttcctcctcttcctggcTGCACTGGCGTACAACTGCTACATGCAGTACCTTCCTGCTCCCTGCCTGCGGCTGCGAGCTGCTCTGTTGGGCAGTCACAAGAGCGCCCATCAGCCTGAGTATCGGGCCTGCGAGGCGGGTCTCATGGAAGCATCCGCTACTGACAAAATGAACATGACGGAGCAGCCGACGCAGAACGGCAGCCAAACCACTCAAAACCTCCGGGCGCTCCGTGACACTGGGTATGAGACTGAGCCGGAGTGTGGCAACGGTCGGATCCCCTCTCACTGTTCTGCAGACGACAGCCCGTCCCAGGAGAAACCTTTTGATGTGGACTGTGCATCCCAGCCCATCCAGTATGCAGATGCAGACGAACCTTACTGCTAG